CTCCCGCGGCAGAATGAAGTGCACGACTCCATTCTGCGTTTTCTTGTCAGACTGCAGCCGCGCCAGAATCTTCCGCGAGCTGACATTCACTTCCGGCAGCCGCCCGAGGCTCAACACCGCGTCCGCAATGCGCCCCGCAGTTACGCTGTCGGTGCGGCCGACGCTGAGCGCAATATTGGTGGCAGCGATCATCCCCCAGGCGACGGCCTCGCCATGAAGCAGTCTCCGATAGCCGGTTTCAGCCTCCAGCGCGTGGCCGATCGTGTGCCCAAGATTCAGCACGCGCCGCAGGCCCTCTTCGCGCTCGTCTGCGGATACCACTTCGGCTTTCAGCTTTACCGATTGCGCGATCAGCCACTCCAATTCGATCGCATCGCGCTTCAGAATGCGCGCTCGATTCTGCTCGAAGCGCAGAAATAGTTCGACGTTTCCGATCACGCCACACTTGAGCGCCTCATAAAGTCCGGCGCGAAATTCGCGATCGGGCAAAGTCTTCAGCACCGTGGGATCGATCAGCACAACCCGCGGATGGTGAAACGTTCCCACCATATTTTTTCCGGCCACCAGATTGACCGCGGTTTTTCCGCCGATGGAAGCGTCCACCTGCGCCAGCACAGTCGTCGGAATCTGCACCAATTCGATTCCACGCATGTAGAGGGAAGCCAGCAATCCGGCGACATCACCCACCACTCCGCCGCCGAGCGCGATCACCACCGCCTTGCGGTCGGCGCCCAGTCGCGCCAGTTTGTCGGCGAGAGCTTCCACGGTCGCCAGGCGCTTGGTCGGCTCGCCATCCGGCATGGGAATTACCTGCGGGGCAAAACCGCTGGACCTCAGAGAACTCACCAGTTTCGATCCCCAACGCTTGCGCACCGGAGGCACAGTGACCACAAAAATGCGGCTCGCCTGCGGCAACAGTTCGCTCAACACCGACCCCGCCCGGGTGAGCAGGCCGTTCTCAATCCAGGCCTGATAGGGCCTCGGAAGCACGTGGATAGTCGCTTGCGCCATGCGGTTCAATAATAGCGTATGCACCGGAAAAGCCCCTGATCGCCGCGTCTGCCGGAAAAACCTTTTACCTTTTTCGGGCCGATGGAATAGCAACCGACATCGCGATCGAGAGCAGAATTATCCCCGCGACAACGCCTAGAGTCGTGGTAACCGGCACCGTAAAATACTCCGCCGCCAGCATCTTCGCGCCTACCAGAATCAGCACCAGCGCCAATCCGTAATGCAGAAAGCGAAAAACCTTCATCAGTCCCGAGACGGCGAAGTACATAGAGCGCAAACCCAGAATCGCAAAGACATTTGACGTATAGACGATGAAAGCGTTAAGCGTGACTGCAAGTACCGCGGGGATCGAGTCGACGGCAAACAGCACGTCAGTGGTTTCGATTACCAGCAGCACCAGCAGCAGCGGAGTCGCGTAGAGACGCGAGTGATCCTGCGGGTTGCGGACAAAGAATTTTCCCCCGCGATAGTCGCTGGTCACCGGCATGATGCGGCGCAGCGCTTTCACCACCGGATTCCTTGCAGGATCGACCTTGTGATCCCCCATCGCCAGGAACCGAATTCCGCTGATAATAAGCAGGCCCCCAAAAATGTAAAGCACCCAATGAAAGCGGGAAATGAGCCCGACCCCAGCGACGATAAAAATGCCGCGCATAACCAGCGCACCCAGAATGCCCCAGAACAAAACGCGATGCTGCTGCTCCTCTCGAACCGCGAAAAAGTTGAAGATCAGAAGAAAGACGAAAAGATTATCGGCACTGAGAGAAATCTCCAGCACATAGCCCGTGACGAACTCCAGCGCGGCCTGGTGCCCCTGCCAGAAATACAAAAGTGCGCCGAACGCCGCGGCCAGCACTAGGTAGACAACGCTCCAGCACAACGCGTTGCGAAAACTGATGACTCGGCCCGCCCGATGAAAAACGCGCAGATCGAGCACCAGCATGCCCAGCGCGAAAAGATTGAAGAGGATCCAGAAATAGAGCAATGGCATTCCTGGCGTCAGGCTTCCGGCTCTCGGGCTTCCGGATGTCCTTATTGAGAGAACGTTCTAGATTACCAATACAGTAGGCGCCCAGACGGGCTGCGGAAGGCGGAAGCCCGAGGCCGGAAGCCGCATTTACTTCTGCCTTCCCCGCTGTCCGCTGGCCCAGTCATCCCAAATGCCGAAGGCCTTGAACATCCCCACGCTTTTAGTGTCGCGCATGGTCTGCTCAATCTGATCGTGGGTGAGGCGCGGACCGATCTTCGCATATAGATCTGCCAACTCAGTGCTGAGGGCGGCAGCCTCCGCTACGTTCTTCTTCAATTGCGCAAAATCAACTTTGTCATAAGTGTCGGAGACGGCGTGATAGTTTTCCAGATAGTTGGCTTCCTCCTGATCGGCGACGAACGTGGGCACGCCCTCCATCATGAAATCAAAGTGGTCAGTTCCCCACTCCATGTCGGGCTTCACCTCTTTCGTGCCAAATTGCGCCAGTGGCCCCATCAGCTCTTTCGCAGCGGCGACGGTATCTTTGCGCCCCACGGAAAATCCGGTAGTCTTTCCCGTGCCGGAATCGTAAATAATTACTCCCGCCGCTTTGTCGAGTTCAGCGCGATGGTTGTAGGCATACAGATGCGAGCCGATGAGCCCTTCCTCTTCGCCGGAGAAAAGAATAAAGCGAATGGTGCGCCGCGGCTTCACGCCCGAGGCCTTGATGGCCCGCAGCGCATCGATCACCAGTGCGGCGTTGCACCCATTATCCAGCGCGCCCGTCCCCAATTCCCACGAATCGAGATGCGCGCCCAGGATTACGAACTCGTCGGGCTTTTCGCTGCCGCGGATTTCCGCCACCACATTCGATGACTTGATTGGCCCGCCAATCTGATTGGGAATGGAGAGGTCGCCCCATACCAGATTTCCCGCGGCCAGCAGGCGTGCGATTCGCTCGCCGTCCTCGCGGGCAACGATCACCATCGGCAGGCGGTCAATTTCTCCTGCTGACGAATTCGTGTGCCGGTAGAGGATGTCGTGCTCGCGCGTCGCCATGAAGGCGACCGCCTTCGCCTTGCCCTTTACCGCGAGATCGACTACCGGTAGCGCTTTCTCGTACTCCGCAAACAGATCGTCCCAGGTTTTCAACACGACGGTATGAACCAGAATGATCTTGCCGGAGATGTCTCCCGCTTTCGCGAAATCCGCAGTCGCGCCATCGCCGACATCGACGATCGGCACGTGCTTCACCGGAGCCAGCGCGGGAGCCCACGCCACCGAAACCGCCCGCACGCGAAACGGCGACAGTACCGTTCCGCCGCCCACCTTCGCGGGATCGACCTGGTAGGCAGTAGTCGCGGTCATTTCCGTGGCGCCCTCCGTCCAGGATGCCGGAATGGTGAAACCTTCGGTATGAACGCTGTCAGCGCCGGCGGCTGTGAACGCTTGCACGCCCCAGTTAATTGCGTGTTGCATTGCCGGAGTTCCCGGAACGCGGCCGCCAATCTCATCGGTCAGGCGATGCAGATTCACTTCCAGCGGCGACGGCTGAAGCGCGGCCTGAATCACCCGATTAACATCACTCGGCTCAGCAGGAGTGGCAGCGAGACATTGAAAGCACAAGATGCATGCAGAAAAAAATACCAGGGCCTTGGCAGTTCGCATAAGTGGGTGCATTAGAAATGAATTTCCAGAAAAGCGCAAAAATAGCGAGCAATGGAGCTTACGCAAACAGCCTTTGACCGCAAAGATCGCTGCGCCACGGACGCAAAGAAAGCCAAGATTTTCCCCGCGACTTTGCGTTTCCTTCGCGATCTTTGCGGTTAAGTTTGACGCTGGCGCCGCAGTTATTTCGGCGGCAGCGGTTCCATGCTGTCGAGAATGCGGACGGTTTCCAGAATTACTGTGCCGACGATTTCCAGGCTCTTAGGACTCAGCTTGTCGATCGTATCCTGCGTAGTGTGCCAGAAAACGTTGTTGTAGCCATACTGAAAATCGATGAGGTCAGCGCTCGGAACGCCGCGCTTCACAAAAGGCACGTGGTCGTCGCCAACCTGGTTGTTGCGCGTGAAGAAGTGCGATTGATAGCCCGCGCGGGTCGCCGCTTCGTACACGACATTTTCCAGCCACGGAGTTGAATTGGAGTCGCGTTCCACGCTGAGGTCGGCGTCGCCGATCATATCGGCCAACAGAAATGCTTTGACTTTTTTCAAAGTTCCGTCAGCCTGCCACTTCTCGGCCAAATGGGTAATGCCGTAGAGACTGTCTTGATCGAAAGGCATTACCTGAGGCAAGCCGCCGGAACCGTCCGGTTTCATCGCCTCTTCCGCGTCGTCCCACACCAGCCAGACGCTGTAGCCGTCGCGCGGTTTGCCGCGCAACTGGTTGGCGAGTTCAAGCAGCAAAGCACTCGACGACGCGCCGTCGTTCGCTCCAACGTACGAAGTATTGCGCAACGGATAATTCGTATCGTAATGGCTGGCCACTACGATGATGCCGTCCTTGTTGCCGGGAAACTTGGCGATGATATTGTGGACGGGAAATTTTCCTTCCGGCGTATCGGCCGTGAAAAGATCGTCTTCCACCTGATCGCCCTTCAAGCGCGACGCTATATATTCCTCAACCTTCTTATGATTGGCGCTCCCCAGCGGCCGCGGTCCGAATCTCACGATGTCTTTCACATATTGCATGGCGCGATCGCCATCGAATTTAGGCGGAGGCCCCGAATCCGGTGGAAGATTCAAGGGCGACGTACGAGCGTCCTGAATATTCTGCGCATCTGCGGTCGGAGCGTGGCTGCTGGCGGTTTCCTTGTCGCGATCGCAGGCGAGTACCACAGCCAGGCCTATCAGCACGATCCACCGCAAAGTTGTTCTGTCCCTCCTGCTGAGCTTCATGCTTGCGCCTGCTTTTCTTTCTTCAGCTCTTCCCTCGCCCTGCGCTGCGTGGGATGCACCAGCCACGCCACCCCAATGCTTACTCCATAGAGCGCGATCATCGGAGAAGCAAAAATGCACATACTTAGGATGTCAGTGGTCGGCGTGACGATGGCCGCGACGATGAAAATTACCATGATGGCGTAGCGGAAATTCTTCACCATGAACCCGGCACTGAGAATCCCCATGAACGACAGGAAGAACACGAGAATTGGCATCTCAAAAATAATTCCCATGCCGAGAATGATGGTCAGAAAAAGCTGCGTATACTCGCTGATCGTAATCATTGGCATGAACTGTTTGCCGAAACCGATCAGAAAATCGAGCGCCATCGGATAGGCGATCTTATAGCCAAAGTATCCGCCGGTCGTGAACAACGCAATCGTCGAGATCATGAACGGCACCACGTAGCGCTTCTCGTTCCGGTAAAGGCCGGGCGAGATGAACATCCATACCTGATAAAGCACGAACGGCGAAGTAAGAAACAATCCGGCCAGCGCGGCGATTTTTATATAAAGATTGAAGGGATCGGTTGGATTCAAATAGACCAGCTTCTCCGGCATGTGGTTCTTGCGCAGCACATCGATGATGGGCCGCTGCATCACGTCGTAGATGCGCTCCACCTTCCACCAGCAGGCAAAGAATCCGACGGCCACCGCCATCAGGGAATAGACGATCCGCTTGCGCAGCTCTTCGAGGTGGTCGAGAAAGCCCATCGTGGTCATGGGCTCAGTTTCGCCTTCGCCGCCGGCGCGCGCGGCTCCGAAATCAAACATGCGATTCCTGCGAACTCTCAGACTTTACGTCGGTGGGGGATGATCTGGTAGAAGCTGATCCGGCGTCGGCGGCGAAAAGCGGTTCGTCGTCGGAAGGCGTGGAAGTCGCAGACGTTTCGGTGGCGGGAACGTCGTTAGCGGAAGCAAGCGTGGCGTTTTCCGCCGTGCTGGAACTCAGG
Above is a window of Candidatus Sulfotelmatobacter sp. DNA encoding:
- a CDS encoding M28 family peptidase, with amino-acid sequence MRWIVLIGLAVVLACDRDKETASSHAPTADAQNIQDARTSPLNLPPDSGPPPKFDGDRAMQYVKDIVRFGPRPLGSANHKKVEEYIASRLKGDQVEDDLFTADTPEGKFPVHNIIAKFPGNKDGIIVVASHYDTNYPLRNTSYVGANDGASSSALLLELANQLRGKPRDGYSVWLVWDDAEEAMKPDGSGGLPQVMPFDQDSLYGITHLAEKWQADGTLKKVKAFLLADMIGDADLSVERDSNSTPWLENVVYEAATRAGYQSHFFTRNNQVGDDHVPFVKRGVPSADLIDFQYGYNNVFWHTTQDTIDKLSPKSLEIVGTVILETVRILDSMEPLPPK
- a CDS encoding M20/M25/M40 family metallo-hydrolase; this encodes MIQAALQPSPLEVNLHRLTDEIGGRVPGTPAMQHAINWGVQAFTAAGADSVHTEGFTIPASWTEGATEMTATTAYQVDPAKVGGGTVLSPFRVRAVSVAWAPALAPVKHVPIVDVGDGATADFAKAGDISGKIILVHTVVLKTWDDLFAEYEKALPVVDLAVKGKAKAVAFMATREHDILYRHTNSSAGEIDRLPMVIVAREDGERIARLLAAGNLVWGDLSIPNQIGGPIKSSNVVAEIRGSEKPDEFVILGAHLDSWELGTGALDNGCNAALVIDALRAIKASGVKPRRTIRFILFSGEEEGLIGSHLYAYNHRAELDKAAGVIIYDSGTGKTTGFSVGRKDTVAAAKELMGPLAQFGTKEVKPDMEWGTDHFDFMMEGVPTFVADQEEANYLENYHAVSDTYDKVDFAQLKKNVAEAAALSTELADLYAKIGPRLTHDQIEQTMRDTKSVGMFKAFGIWDDWASGQRGRQK
- the aroB gene encoding 3-dehydroquinate synthase, with the protein product MAQATIHVLPRPYQAWIENGLLTRAGSVLSELLPQASRIFVVTVPPVRKRWGSKLVSSLRSSGFAPQVIPMPDGEPTKRLATVEALADKLARLGADRKAVVIALGGGVVGDVAGLLASLYMRGIELVQIPTTVLAQVDASIGGKTAVNLVAGKNMVGTFHHPRVVLIDPTVLKTLPDREFRAGLYEALKCGVIGNVELFLRFEQNRARILKRDAIELEWLIAQSVKLKAEVVSADEREEGLRRVLNLGHTIGHALEAETGYRRLLHGEAVAWGMIAATNIALSVGRTDSVTAGRIADAVLSLGRLPEVNVSSRKILARLQSDKKTQNGVVHFILPREIGKVEVASDVPSAAVVDAVEELRRLSRGGWVWAKSKEK
- a CDS encoding TerC family protein translates to MPLLYFWILFNLFALGMLVLDLRVFHRAGRVISFRNALCWSVVYLVLAAAFGALLYFWQGHQAALEFVTGYVLEISLSADNLFVFLLIFNFFAVREEQQHRVLFWGILGALVMRGIFIVAGVGLISRFHWVLYIFGGLLIISGIRFLAMGDHKVDPARNPVVKALRRIMPVTSDYRGGKFFVRNPQDHSRLYATPLLLVLLVIETTDVLFAVDSIPAVLAVTLNAFIVYTSNVFAILGLRSMYFAVSGLMKVFRFLHYGLALVLILVGAKMLAAEYFTVPVTTTLGVVAGIILLSIAMSVAIPSARKR
- the tatC gene encoding twin-arginine translocase subunit TatC translates to MFDFGAARAGGEGETEPMTTMGFLDHLEELRKRIVYSLMAVAVGFFACWWKVERIYDVMQRPIIDVLRKNHMPEKLVYLNPTDPFNLYIKIAALAGLFLTSPFVLYQVWMFISPGLYRNEKRYVVPFMISTIALFTTGGYFGYKIAYPMALDFLIGFGKQFMPMITISEYTQLFLTIILGMGIIFEMPILVFFLSFMGILSAGFMVKNFRYAIMVIFIVAAIVTPTTDILSMCIFASPMIALYGVSIGVAWLVHPTQRRAREELKKEKQAQA